A genomic region of Chryseobacterium sp. KACC 21268 contains the following coding sequences:
- a CDS encoding DUF502 domain-containing protein yields the protein MDRNLNDYLRLFIRSFIQGLIIIGPLAITVWVIWSVVFSIDNLIPSVSQRFPGLMFFIVIFGTAFIGFFGNKFIIGRLIVDGVDYVLEHIPGIKFIYTSLKDVLGSFVGDKKKFNVPVWVKTNETPEIWRIGFLTQTDMSVVDLEHMIAVYLPHSYAVSGWVIITKFNNVKEVTGMSAAEAMKFAVSGGVAGFHSDDNVFKAPE from the coding sequence ATGGACAGAAATCTCAACGATTATCTACGCTTATTTATACGATCCTTCATTCAGGGATTGATTATCATTGGACCTTTAGCCATCACGGTTTGGGTCATTTGGAGCGTGGTTTTTAGTATTGATAATTTGATACCTTCTGTTTCGCAAAGATTTCCAGGATTGATGTTCTTCATTGTCATTTTCGGAACTGCATTCATTGGTTTTTTTGGCAATAAATTCATCATAGGAAGATTGATCGTCGACGGTGTAGATTATGTTTTGGAACATATTCCAGGGATCAAATTTATTTATACTTCGCTGAAAGACGTTCTAGGATCTTTTGTTGGAGACAAGAAAAAATTCAACGTCCCGGTTTGGGTCAAGACCAATGAAACGCCGGAAATCTGGCGAATCGGATTTTTGACACAGACTGATATGTCTGTTGTAGATCTCGAGCATATGATCGCCGTGTATTTGCCACATTCCTACGCCGTTTCTGGCTGGGTGATCATCACCAAATTCAATAATGTAAAGGAAGTGACGGGAATGAGCGCCGCCGAAGCAATGAAATTTGCTGTGAGTGGAGGCGTCGCCGGATTTCACTCAGACGACAACGTTTTCAAAGCACCGGAGTAG
- a CDS encoding tryptophanase codes for MKLPYAEPFRIKMVEEIYQSTQEQREEWLKKADYNLFNLRSSHVFIDLLTDSGTGAMSDKQWGALMIGDESYAGSRSFEALQSTVERITGFPYLLPTHQGRAAENVLFSVMVKEGDICPGNSHFDTTKGHIEFRKAHAIDCTIDEAFDINDLHPFKGNIDLEKLEAVYKSHPKEQIPFCLITITCNSSGGQPVSLENIKAVKALSDQYGIPVLFDSARFAENAYFIKKREKGQEDRTIKEICKEIFSYGNGMTMSSKKDGLVNIGGFIALKNREIFEQASNFTIIYEGFITYGGMAGRDMSALATGLDEATEFPYLESRISQVEYLGNKLMEAGIPVQKPIGGHAVFIDALNFLPNIKREEFPAQTLAIELYKEAGIRGVEIGTLLADRDPETRENRYPKLELLRLAIPRRTYTNNHMDYVAAAVINVFERRNEITKGYKITKEPSILRHFTVQLDKVSL; via the coding sequence ATGAAATTACCTTACGCAGAGCCATTTAGAATCAAAATGGTCGAAGAAATATACCAATCCACACAAGAACAACGCGAAGAATGGCTGAAAAAAGCCGATTACAATTTGTTCAATCTTAGAAGTTCCCACGTTTTCATCGATCTGTTGACAGACAGTGGAACTGGCGCGATGAGCGACAAACAATGGGGCGCACTGATGATCGGCGACGAAAGTTATGCTGGCTCACGTTCATTCGAAGCGTTGCAAAGTACTGTTGAAAGAATTACTGGTTTTCCATACTTATTACCAACACACCAAGGACGAGCAGCGGAAAATGTGCTGTTTTCGGTAATGGTGAAAGAAGGCGACATTTGTCCCGGAAATTCACACTTCGACACCACAAAAGGACACATCGAATTCCGAAAAGCGCACGCCATCGATTGTACAATTGATGAAGCTTTTGATATTAATGACCTTCACCCTTTCAAAGGGAATATCGATCTTGAGAAATTGGAAGCGGTTTACAAATCACATCCGAAAGAGCAGATTCCATTTTGTTTAATTACAATTACTTGCAACTCTTCTGGTGGACAGCCGGTTTCTCTTGAAAACATCAAAGCTGTGAAAGCATTGTCAGACCAATACGGAATTCCGGTTTTATTTGATTCGGCGAGGTTTGCAGAGAATGCTTATTTCATCAAGAAAAGAGAAAAAGGACAGGAAGACAGAACCATCAAAGAAATCTGTAAAGAGATTTTCTCCTATGGCAATGGAATGACGATGAGCTCCAAGAAAGATGGTCTGGTCAACATCGGCGGCTTTATCGCTTTGAAAAATAGAGAGATCTTTGAACAAGCATCTAACTTCACCATTATTTACGAAGGTTTTATCACTTACGGTGGAATGGCTGGAAGAGATATGTCGGCGTTGGCAACAGGATTAGACGAAGCGACAGAATTTCCTTATCTGGAAAGCAGAATTTCGCAAGTGGAATATCTTGGAAACAAATTAATGGAAGCAGGAATCCCGGTTCAAAAACCAATTGGTGGACACGCTGTTTTCATAGATGCGCTCAACTTTTTGCCGAATATCAAAAGAGAAGAATTTCCCGCACAAACTTTAGCCATCGAGCTTTACAAAGAAGCCGGAATCCGAGGTGTGGAAATCGGAACTTTGTTGGCTGATCGTGATCCTGAAACGAGAGAAAACCGTTATCCAAAATTGGAATTGCTGAGGTTGGCAATCCCAAGGCGAACTTACACAAACAATCATATGGATTATGTGGCAGCAGCAGTGATCAATGTTTTTGAAAGAAGGAATGAAATTACAAAAGGCTACAAAATCACAAAGGAACCTTCGATTTTGAGACACTTTACGGTTCAATTAGATAAAGTATCATTATAA